A portion of the Oncorhynchus nerka isolate Pitt River linkage group LG27, Oner_Uvic_2.0, whole genome shotgun sequence genome contains these proteins:
- the ggt5a gene encoding gamma-glutamyltransferase 5a, which translates to MARSKARIYTCIALTLVSAIGIIILCTAFAKQTCTEGVFRSAAVAADSETCSKIGRDILQRGGSAVDGAIAALLCTSVINPQSMGIGGGSIFTVMDSSGKVKIINSRETVPQEFNPDLLSGCPHTFQMMTGSQWIGVPGEIRGYEQAHRLFGKLPWASLFHPTIKLAREGFPVPQVLGRFIPLINTDETLPVRQLFLDKNGNLLKVGDTVKFEKLADTLEIIANQGADAFYTGKVAEDLIGDIKEAGGTLSMKDLELFKVTVTDAWTIPLGEYQMHFPPPPSGGAILSFILNIMKEYTLNSASLMGKQKTLTYQRYIEACKFSNGLRKYIRDPHFNSEPRALKFTEQQFADHFRAMISSNETHDAQYYNIAPYLDTMGTTHVSVIAEDGTAVSVTSTINHMFGSRVFSPKTGVILNNELADFCGKADHIVAGEQPPSSMSPVVLQSKYKTLVIGGSGGSMITTGMALTLMNHLWFGKSLEEAIAAPVVFVDSKNALKFEPDFDKAVVEDLKNFGHTVEDQKYFYNVVNAVEKDIGCIQAVSDSRKMGKAAGY; encoded by the exons AGATatcctgcagagaggaggatcagCAGTAGATGGAGCCATTGCTGCATTACTGTGCACCTCTGTCATAAACCCGCAAAGTATGGGCATTGGCGGGGGGTCCATATTCACGGTGATGGACAGTAGCG GCAAGGTTAAAATCATCAATTCAAGAGAGACTGTCCCTCAGGAGTTTAACCCTGATCTACTGAGTGGATGCCCACACACCTTCCAAATGATGACAG GCAGCCAATGGATTGGTGTCCCTGGAGAGATCCGTGGGTATGAGCAGGCCCACAGGTTGTTTGGGAAACTCCCATGGGCAAGCCTCTTCCATCCCACCATCAAGCTGGCCAGAGAGGGTTTCCCTGTACCCCAGGTCCTGGGCCGCTTTATCCCACTGATCAACACGGATGAGACCCTACCAGTACG TCAGTTGTTTCTAGATAAGAATGGAAACCTGCTGAAGGTTGGAGACACTGTGAAGTTTGAAAAATTGGCTGACACATTGGAGATCATTGCAAACCAAGGGGCAGATGCTTTTTACACTGGAAAAGTAGCAGAGGATTTAATCGGCGACATAAAAGAAGCAG GTGGAACACTATCCATGAAGGACCTggaattgtttaaagtgactgtGACAGATGCATGGACCATTCCTCTAGGAGAGTACCAGATGCACTTCCCCCCGCCCCCATCAGGAGGCGCTATCCTCAGCTTCATCCTCAACATCATGAAAG AATACACCCTAAACTCAGCTTCTCTGATGGGAAAACAAAAGACTCTCACCTACCAACGCTACATCGAAGCATGTAAATTTTCTAACGGACTGAGGAAGTACATCCGTGATCCACACTTCAACTCAGAACCA AGAGCATTGAAGTTCACTGAGCAGCAGTTTGCTGACCACTTCAGGGCCATGATCAGCAGTAATGAGACCCATGATGCTCAGTACTACAACATCGCTCCATACCTGGACACCATGGGCACCACACATGTGTCTGTGATAGCTGAGGATGGAACTGCCGTCTCTGTTACCAGCACTATCAATCACAT GTTTGGATCCAGAGTGTTCTCCCCTAAAACTGGTGTCATCCTCAATAATGAGTTGGCAGATTTCTGTGGGAAGGCAGATCACATTGTTGCAG GTGAGCAGCCTCCCTCCTCCATGTCACCTGTTGTCCTGCAGTCCAAGTATAAGACTCTGGTGATTGGCGGGTCAGGTGGCAGCATGATCACCACAGGGATGGCCTTG accCTCATGAACCACCTGTGGTTTGGGAAGAGTCTGGAGGAGGCCATCGCTGCCCCCGTTGTGTTTGTGGATTCCAAAAACGCACTGAAGTTTGAACCTGACTTTGACAAG GCTGTGGTGGAGGATCTGAAGAATTTTGGGCACACAGTGGAAGATCAAAAGTACTTCTACAACGTGGTCAATGCTGTAGAGAAGGACATCGGTTGCATCCAAGCCGTTTCAGATTCCAGAAAGATGGGCAAGGCCGCTGGTTATTAG